The nucleotide window CGGTCGACGCATCGATACGTTCGTTGAGAACGAGCATCTGAAGCGCCCGCCGCATGCCGATCGCGCGGGGGAGGCCGATCGACACCCCACAATCCGGTGACAACCCGATCATCGAGTACGCAGCGACGTAAGAGCTGGCGGGAGTGGCGGCCACATAGTCGGCTGCAAGGAGAAGGCCGAGCCCGGCGCCCGCAACCGGGCCCTGGATTGCGGCGACTATCGGGACGGGCAGCTCGTCGAGTGCGATGAGCGAACGATGTATGGACCCCGCGAGGTCGGCGAGGAACCGCGGGCGGTCCGACGCCGCTGCCATCGCCCGTACGTCGCCGCCCGCGCAGAAGATCTTTCCGGTCGAAGACAGGCGGACGACCCGTACGTCGGCATTCTCGCGGATCGACGTGATCGCCTGCGCGAGGCCGCCGGCGACCTCGAGATCGAGTGCATTGCCCGCGGACGGCCGGTTGAGTTCGATGGAGGCAACACCTCGATCGTCCACTCCGAAAATGACCGAACTCATGCCCACTCCATCCAGAAATCCAGTTCCAGCTCCACGTCGCCGGGTACGACGCGATAACCCGAGAAATCGGTCACACCGTCACCGGCCAGGACCTCGTCATCGATGAAGCACCGTCCGGTGACGAGGTCGGAGGGCTTGGTGATGATGCTGATCGCTGCATCGGCCATGATGTCCGGCGTTCGGCTACGCGAGATGAGTTCCTCACTCAAGATGTTGCGAACCGCGGCCGTGTTGATGGTCGTTCGCGGCCACAGGGAATTCACGGCGATGCCGTCGCCGGCGAGCTCGGCGGCAAGTCCGATGGTTACGAGGGACATCGAGAATTTCGAGATCGTGTACGCAGTCCCTATGTCCGCGAACCACTTCGGCTCGAGGTTGAGCGGCGGCGACAGGGTCAGGACGTGCGGGTTGGCCGATCGCCGTAGATGCGGGATGACGGTCTTCGTCAGGAGAAAGGCGCCGCGCGCGTTGATGTCCTGCATGAGGTCGTACTTCTTCATGCTGATATCTGCGGTCGGTGTCAGATCGAGCGCGCTGGCGTTGTTCACGACGACGTCGATGCCACCGAACTGTTCGACCGTGCGCACGACGGCGTCGGCCACCGACTCGTCGTCCCTGATGTCACCGACAAGTGGCAGCGCCTTGCCGCCGGCCGACTCGATCGCAGCAGCCGCGGTGTAGATGGTGCCGGGCAGCTTCGGGTGCGGCTCGGTCGTTTTCGCGATCAGGGCCACGTTGGCTCCTCGACGGGCCGCCTGGATCGCGATCGCCTCGCCGATTCCTCGGCTGCCGCCCGACATGATCAGGGTGCGGCCTTCCAGTGATCTGTCCTCGGGTTCAGTGTGCACGACTGGTCCTTTCGCGAAGGGGCGCCGCCTTCAGGCGCGATGGAAAGTGGGGATTCTCGATGTATTCCAGGAATTACACGAGAGGATCCGGCCCGGAGGGTTCCCCAGGCGCGAGTGCTCCGGACGGCGCTGCGCCGATGACCGGATCGGATCAGGTCTGAGAGTTGTTCAGTCGAACTCGATCCCGATGCGGTCGCTCGTCGGGGTCGCCTGACAGGTCAGCAGATAGCCGTCGTCGATGTCCTCGGGTTCCAGTGCAATCCCGTTGCCGTGGTCTACTTCTCCGGCGGTCAGGCGTGCCACACACGACCCGCAGTC belongs to Gordonia westfalica and includes:
- a CDS encoding enoyl-CoA hydratase/isomerase family protein; amino-acid sequence: MSSVIFGVDDRGVASIELNRPSAGNALDLEVAGGLAQAITSIRENADVRVVRLSSTGKIFCAGGDVRAMAAASDRPRFLADLAGSIHRSLIALDELPVPIVAAIQGPVAGAGLGLLLAADYVAATPASSYVAAYSMIGLSPDCGVSIGLPRAIGMRRALQMLVLNERIDASTALAWGLVDAVVELDELATDVDRVVSLLLDRQTSAVGQARRLVRASYQREFAQHLDDEALTITRLGGTEEVGALLSSRSR
- a CDS encoding SDR family oxidoreductase encodes the protein MHTEPEDRSLEGRTLIMSGGSRGIGEAIAIQAARRGANVALIAKTTEPHPKLPGTIYTAAAAIESAGGKALPLVGDIRDDESVADAVVRTVEQFGGIDVVVNNASALDLTPTADISMKKYDLMQDINARGAFLLTKTVIPHLRRSANPHVLTLSPPLNLEPKWFADIGTAYTISKFSMSLVTIGLAAELAGDGIAVNSLWPRTTINTAAVRNILSEELISRSRTPDIMADAAISIITKPSDLVTGRCFIDDEVLAGDGVTDFSGYRVVPGDVELELDFWMEWA